In Astatotilapia calliptera chromosome 23, fAstCal1.2, whole genome shotgun sequence, a genomic segment contains:
- the cimap1d gene encoding outer dense fiber protein 3-like protein 2b, which translates to HLLLFQGPGPGRYGLPPTIGFIGHDFTKSTSPAYTFHGRMTDNIYSVDSSPGPRYHIDARITRFGKDGTPAYSMLGKVKAQKELFHTPGPGAYSPERAPPCNLQRRPPSYTMGSRTHYRSVDSVPAPNKYSLPPLMGAQVPNKASSASYTISGGLSIGGPSEDLAKTPAPCRYNSTDPNVYLLRRPAFSMSGRHSLPRDGTKKPGPGTYNPEKVTVHKARAPAYSLGIRHSEFVTPLIVNISD; encoded by the exons CATCTTCTGCTGTTTCAAGGGCCTGGACCTGGTCGCTATGGGCTTCCTCCCACTATTGGATTTATTGGCCATGACTTCACAAAGTCAACTAGCCCTGCCTACACTTTCCATGGAAGGATGACTGATAATA TATATAGTGTTGACTCCAGTCCAGGGCCTCGGTATCACATTGATGCAAGAATCACTCGATTTGGAAAGGATGGCACACCTGCATACTCAATGCTGGGTAAAGTCAAAGCCCAGA AGGAGCTTTTCCACACACCAGGACCCGGTGCATACAGCCCTGAGAGAGCCCCACCATGCAACCTGCAGCGCAGACCTCCATCCTACACCATGGGCTCTCGCACACACTACCGCAGTGTTGACTCGGTCCCAGCTCCCAACAAGTACTCTCTACCGCCACTTATGGGCGCTCAAGTCCCAAACAAGGCATCCAGTGCAAGCTACACAATATCAGGTGGTCTCAGCATAGGGGGACCATCTGAGGATTTAGCCAAGACTCCTGCGCCTTGCAGATACAATAGTACAGACCCAAATGTTTATCTGCTCCGACGGCCAGCGTTTTCCATGTCGGGACGTCACAGTTTACCCAGAGATGGCACCAAGAAACCAGGTCCAGGAACATATAATCCAGAGAAAGTTACAGTCCACAAGGCCCGGGCACCAGCCTACTCCCTGGGTATCAGACACTCAGAATTTGTTACTCCACTTATTGTCAATATTTCTGACTAA
- the cks2 gene encoding cyclin-dependent kinases regulatory subunit 2 yields the protein MSKKQIFYSDKYTDDDFEYRHVVLPKQLSKLVPSSHLMTEEEWRGLGVQQSQGWIHYMIHKPEPHILLFRRPLPKD from the exons ATGtcgaaaaaacagattttctatTCTGACAAGTACACCGATGACGACTTCGAGTACAG GCATGTTGTGCTTCCTAAGCAGCTGTCCAAACTGGTGCCCTCCTCCCACCTGATGACAGAAGAAGAGTGGAGAGGACTTGGAGTCCAACAGAGCCAGGGCTGGATTCACTACATGATCCATAAACCAG AGCCACACATACTGCTTTTCAGAAGGCCTCTCCCAAAGGATTAA